The DNA sequence AACAATGGCAATAATTTGGCTAAAGCGacctaattatatttatattaagacGTAATTATATGagaatgaatttattcatgCATAATATAAAATCTCGAAATTGAATATCGATTTGCCACAGAAATCAAATCAGAAATCGCGAAGCTCCGGCGGCATTGATGCCAGAGCGCCGCTTCTCTCACTTCACTTCCTCCTCACTCTTCCTCTTTCCAATTTCCAATCCACACATAATTAGCCGCATTTCCTTGTTGATATACTaactctcactctctctcacacactcacaccGACACAATTTCACACAGCTTTGGGATCTAGCGATTTCCTCACAATGAAGGGGATTACTgccagcggcggcggcggaatTTCCGATCTCTGCAAATCCGCCGCGCTGATCCGAATCTCAGGGTTTCTACTCATTTCAGTCGTTTTCTTCTACGTAGGCAAGCATTTCTCCGACGGCTCAGCGCAGCAGCTCCTTTTCTTCACCCCTCAGCAGGATTCAGGCTCCGCCGCGGTTGGACTCTCTCCCAACCTCGGCAAAGCCTTCGATGTCTCTTCAGTTGTGAATGAAACCGCCTCATCATCGCCGCCGACGGAGAATAGCCAGATTGAGCCGCAGCAAGCGGCCGCGGAtcctcctccgcctccgccggCGGTGGAGAAGATGGGGGTGGTGGATGAGAATGGTAAGATGACGGATGATTTTGAGGTGGGGGAGTATGACCCGGAATTGGTGGAGAATTGGTCGAAGAAGAATGAGAGTGAGGGTTTGGAGAGCGATGGGAAAGGGGATgaggttagggttagggtgaAGAAGTTCCCGCTGTGTGCGGCGAGTATGAGGGAGTATATACCTTGTTTGGACAATGAGGAGGCGATTAAGCAGCTGGATTCGACGGAGAAAGGGGAGAGATTTGAGCGGCATTGCCCTGAAGAGGGGAAGGGCTTGAATTGTATTGTCCCTGCTCCTAAAGGCTACAGAACTCCAATCCCATGGCCCAGAAGCCGTGATGAGGTAACATTTTCCGTTGCTTGAATCAGCTGTTTCGGTTTATAGCATcagattttgatattttggtgttggctTTTGGGTAATGGCATTGTCATCATGTTTTTGAAGTTAAGCTAACCATAGTTATATGATTGGGTTGTAATTCTGTTGTGAAAGCGTGATTCTTGATCAGTTTTATCAAGCTCCTATTTCTTTTGCCTTTTACGATTGGTTGGGCGGAGTTGGCATTGGCGAGTTCATGTTAGAGCATGTCAAAAGTTTACAAGTTTGAAACACAGTCATGAACATTTGGTGGATCATATATTGGTGTATATTATGCAGGTTTGGTTTAGCAATGTTCCACATGCTCGTTTAGCTGAGGATAAAGGAGGCCAGAATTGGATCGCCATTGACAAGGACAAATTCAAGTTTCCTGGAGGTGGGACGCAGTTCATTCACGGAGCTGATCAATATTTGGATCAATTCGAAAAGGTTTCTGTTGTTACCGTCTTTAAATGTAGCTTTTGAATTAAAAGGGAATATGTGGTGCGTTTTGGTATCTTACGTGAGACTAAAACTGTGTAGATGCTCCCTGAAATTGCATTTGGTCGACATACTCGGGTTGCTCTGGATGTTGGTTGTGGTGTTGCGAGCTTTGGTGCTTATTTACTCTCACGGAATGTTCTCACCCTCTCTGTGGCCCCAAAAGATGTTCATGAGAACCAGATACAATTTGCACTTGAACGTGGAGTGCCAGCAATGGTTGCAGCATTTGCAACAAGGCGCTTGCTTTATCCAAGTCAAGCATTTGATCTGATACACTGTTCAAGGTGTAGAATCAACTGGACTCGGGATGGTATGATTTTATATCTAAAAAACTATGCCGTTGCTTTAATTAACTCTTTTCAAGTTCTCATCTTTACATATTTGAATTGCAAAAGGTGTTTATgagttttcaaattataaaatctaattttagGAACTCCACAGGAAAGTTATGTATATTGTCCATGAAATCTGAAAATtttgtagtaatttattttgatttcatgtGAATAATTAACAGTCCTAATGGTGAAAAGTGTTAAGTTTGGGCCTctggtgaattatttgtgaTACTTTCTTTAGCACTACACTACTTAAAAACTTGATGTTGCACTTGTACTACTACATCTACTTATCTATATCAGACATTTGTCTTtctaaatatttacttttatttgattaGTCTGTGAAAATCAGAACTTTCTCTGATAGATGACCCTTGCTAAATCATGGTTACCTTCTCTTGCGTTATGCCGCTCTATAGATGGGATTCTGCTACTTGAGATCAATAGAATGCTCCGAGCAGGTGGTTATTTTGCTTGGGCCGCACAACCCGTTTATAAACATGAAGCAGCCCTTGAAGAACAATGGGAAggtaatttcttttaaataagcTTAGAACACTTGGTTTCCAAATATTTTGCTTAAATAGTGTTTTGTTTCTTGTAACTGTGGTTGATTACTAAGAGTGTTGGAGAGAGGCTCTGCagttcattttataatgttcTGGCCACCTAAATATAAGCAAGACCTCTGGAAACAATTtattaagtaattaaaatttgtctTTTGTTACTTTCAGAGATGGTTAATCTTACAACTCGACTTTGTTGGACACTTGTGAAGAAGGAGGGTTACATTGCCATATGGCAGAAACCATTAAATAACAGCTGCTATTTGAGCCGTGAAGAAGGAACACTGCCACCATTGTGTGCTCCCGATGATGATCCCGATAAAGTTTGGTAGGCGTCTTCTTTagtcgattttttttattttttttgtacacATCTGTCCAAGAAATTTTATCATCCGACAACGGTCAATGTAACTGACTGTTATAGGTTCACATGTTATGCTGGTTATATCGATAGCTTAATCATGTGATGCATTTCTGAGTAGTTTGCTGATTTAATGGAGCATGTTGAGATCATGCTGTATTTTTAGTAGTTTCACAGTCTGATTGAGTAGCTGATGTGTGAATATTGATATGAGTTACGAAAATGGGAGTGCACATGGTTTCATCTTGATGTGAAGCCACTAGTGAGAAGCATCATATTTCTGTTATTTGTCTATGTGAAATCAAGTGACTGAAATTTGCAGCAATTAGATGAAGAAAGGCTGATGTTCTTGAGATTCGATTGTTAGTTACACCACAAGGTCCACTTCAGACATTGCAATACGATTACAAATTATGTTTTACTTATTTGAGCATTTACTAGTTAGATGTGGTTGATagtaatatactagtactaatttgCTTTTTAGAAGAGCTGTAAGGGGAATTTATCTTTGGATCTCAAGAGTTTTCCTTCTAAATATCATTGTAGGTACGTTGATTTGAAGGCATGCATATCACGTTTACCTGAGGAAGGATATGGGTCAAACATCACAGCCTGGCCGGAACGCTTACAGACTCCTCCGGACAGGCTTCAGAGCGTACAAATTGATGCTTATATATCCAGGAAAGAACTTTTCAGGGCAGAATCAAGATATTGGAAAGAAATAATTCAGGGTTATGTACGCGCTTTGCATTGGGGCAAGTTCAAACTTAGGAATGTACTAGACATGAGGGCCGGCTTTGGAGGGTGAGTTTTATGCACTTGTATTTTCTAGCTATTTGTTTTGTGGTGCTGTTTCTGACTTGATAACTAGAATACTGAAGTAGCAATGTATATATTGTGATGTCCATTATAAAATCCAACACAAAGCTAATTCCTCTCTTTAATGTAGTTTCGCAGCAGCACTGATTGAAAACAAACTGGATTGCTGGGTGCTCAATGTTATTCCTGTTAGTGGACCTAATACATTGCCCGTCATATATGACCGTGGTCTTATTGGAGTTATGCATGACTGGTATGAACTCAACAATGTTATCTTAACACATGATATGCCTATAAATGCAAATTTTCTGAGGAATGGATGGATTGTTGTATCTAGAAGCTTCTTGTATCTTGTGTACACCGGAAAAAACAATGCATGACCAAAACACAACTTTTCAGGTGCGAACCATTTGACACATACCCAAGAACCTACGACTTAATTCACGCTGCTGGACTTTTCTCAGTTGAACGAAAAAGGTACTCCTTCACACTTCTGCTTTAGTTATGATACTAATATTCTTCTGGCTGCTCAAGTGGGTGGTTCTTTCTTGATTTAGAATCGTAGGTTTTCGTAGAGAACGGGACTTTAGCTAGACACTTAATTTCCTTTAGCTTGTCACATGAGTTTTTGTGGTTCTTTTGAGCAGATGCAATGTCTCAACCATCATGCTAGAGATGGACCGAATTCTGAGGCCTGGTGGGCACGTGTACATTCGCGATTCCCTCGGTATTATGGATGAACTTCAAGAGACTGGAAAAGCTCTGGGTTGGCACGTATCGATGAGGGACACCTCCGAAGGACCTCATGCCAGTTATAGGATCTTGACATGTGATAAGCGCCTCCTACGCGCCTGAGGAAGCAGGGCATCATAGGTAGTGGTTGTACATTCCGGGACCGGTCCACGGCCGCAGTAACTAAAGGTATCGTCTGCAAAGAAGTTACTCTGCGAGCATCAAGGAATGGTATAAGCGGTTGCTTTTTTCTTCAGAATCAGTAATATTGCAATATGCATAGCTCAACTCCTTTGTAACATATAGCTAAAAAGTCTGTGgtttcatttttcctttttttattttttaaatttaatttgttgctgTTATTTGGTTCTTGTATTCCcttaactttaattattatcacTCCAATTAGTGTTTCAAAGTAATTATGGGcgcattaaatataaaatttttgtttatctttATGTCTATTGTtagaaatttcatttaataagGTGTACATTTTGTCTAGATTTGTCGCACCTAATGATATATTTTCGgccattttattttggaaaaaaaccGAAGTTTTCCTAATCCTTTTAATGTACTGAACATGATTAATTCATAGTTCATAATacgataaaaatgaaagttagtagtagtaatcatttaaatattatagtaaGTGTTAGTGGGCCAAGTTGTATTGATTGATCATTATTCGAAGGCCCATATAGCTACGTTGAGGCTATTGGGCCATTCACATTGGCCCATGCAGCTcttgtattttgattattgGATTGTAAGTTGTGTTTAGAATTGAATTGTGTTTTAGTTGCAATGTTACGAAAGTGAAATATTGTGTATTtcagtttcaatttttgtttcatgaataaaaaaaatgactaagacgtgaaatgataattttttaatttataccaTACGTTATCCAACTCAATATTAATTTCTACTTTCTTcgtttttgaaaattataaacattagttatgtacgagttttaatgcataattgatcaagtaaaagagataagagaaataataatgtaaatagtGTTAATGGAGAGTAAGGTTTACATTATCAATAGTGTAGTTGGAGtcccaaaatttaaaagtttatactatattttagggactgactaaaatagaaataactcaTTCTTTtaagggatggagggagtatttattttgagttCGGTGCGCATGAAGTGGTGTATGTATTGTGTTTTGTGTGCGCCTGCGTGTAGTGTGTGCCGTTTGTGTATTATATTTGTGTTGTATGGTGTATAAATAtgttactagtactataactTAATAGGTTTGAAAgagtactaatttaaaattattttaaaattattttcaattcaatatatttaaattatagagTGCATGAAGTTGGCCgttaaattaagaaattcaaAGGGAGTTGTGAGGTAGGTTCATCTTACCAATCCAATTACGTGTATTGACGCCACGTGTTGGCGACTTCTTTTTGAATCAGCATCCATTTCATTTGTTCTTGATTAAGTCTTTTTTACACGTGTCAATGTCaaataatattcatttaaagATTGAAAGCCAACCAAAAATATCTCCTCGACTTggaaattctattttaatagCTAGGTAGAggattaatcattttttatgttcACATAAATTGTGAGTTATTTTAACTACAATCCCTATCAAGATTGCATTATAGGGATATCGATTGATGTCAAAAATTCGGATTGacttcaataaattaaaaactagaGGATTCTGATTGAATTGGTGAAGCATCAAATACTCTCGTGCTATAAATAtagaatgataaaaaatatatatataataatttttttttctactttctaACTTAGTTGTCTGTATGGATTAACCgacaatccaaaaatttatagttagagattgataattttaatatgaaaaaaaaaatcaacctGGATAGCTCGATAGCCAAGCGAATTGGTCCAAATCCGAGTGATTTGAGTCGATTAATCTCACTTTAAAGCATAAGAATAATCACTTCTAACACTCTGATTGTTCCACTTAAAAAAAACGTTTCACTTCAttgtattttagtttatatttacaatgacttaaaactaataaagtgCTTGAAAAAAGTTTTATTGTTGAGTCTTTATACAATAAAAACCTAAAATCAATACACTTGGCTATTGTTTCGAGTCATGAATAAAGAAACtttataattgtataaattgTCATACGTATTTAGGTACAACCACATATCTCCTCAAATCCAATCAAGCAATTCTAttataagagagatgaaattaaaaatcacgTGATCAAACTCGTATTAAAAAAAGGAAGTTGgacttctattttttctttttctttttccattatataatgattaaaatatcCGAATTaggaaatattcaaatcttctaATCCAAAATTAGGCGTCGCGATCCGTAACAGCTAAGGAGAGCGACAGGGGCAATCTCGTCACTATGGAACACGGCGACGTGGCGCGATGAGAGAGGTCGCAATCGCGGTGCACCAAATAGCTAAAGATGAGGGCGCACCCACCTAATGACCTATGTTGGTTGTTCTAGTTTTGATGATTATGAGTTGTCGCTGCCAGCTAAAGTTGGAGAAATGGATTTCGTATCAAAATGGGTcccaaatatatttttatacgtCTCTTTGTCAACCCAAGCATCAACCGCATTTCCAcgttagagcatccgcaacgcgCCACGTGGTGCACGATCGCCGCCTAAGTAGACGGCGGAGCACGCCGTGCTTATGTGCACTGGCGTGTAAATTCTCATAGGTGCCCTCAAGTGTTGGCGGAGCACGCCGTGCTTGTGTGCACTGGCGTGTAAATTCTCATAAGTGCCCTCAGGTGTTGACGTACGCCTGAAACATGTGAGTTTCTACAAAAGTAAAAGAGCATCATCAATGCACAGTGGGAGGGCATTTTTTGATGGGACGAGGCTACAAGGAGGATCCGTTGCGAGTGGCGGGAGCATGATGTGACGAGCGGGCGGTGCATGACGTATCGAAAGAGGGCGAACTGGGTCGCCACTTGCCTTCACCTTCTCGTCCAATTTGTGGTTGCCATTCACGTTACATGCGAGTTGCCAAAATATTTTGGctgtgtttttctttaataatatttttttcgttCATTTGTAGCAGAGACATTTTTTTGAGcttgaaaattaagaaaattgaattaattggattaaatatagagaaaataaaatggaaatagagTTCATTTGTAGTAGAGATATTTCTTTTGAgcttgaaaattaaaaaaattgagttaattggattaaatagagagaaaataaaatggaaatagaatAAAGTGGAGAGGTTAAGAgatatactccccccgtccgcGAATGGAAGtcatgtttttccattttagtccgtccgcgaataggagtcccggttcacttttatcataaatggtaatatggtCTTACCTTCttctaactcatttcactcatatatttcatttaaaattaatatatatacaagtgagacccccATTCCACGGACttttttcacccacttttctaacatttcttaaatcccgtgccgccaagaaatgagactcctaatggcgaacggatgaaataataaagtaagagaaatgagatgtgttacttttgccaaaaaaatgactcaattggAGTAAGACAATCCAAAAATGAATTGACTCAGTTACAGTGggaatattttgtaaaatcaaatttttttattccatttattaaaaattaaactaatttaattataaaatttatttaaatcgaATTTTATACATAAGGACTTGATTTAATCACGGCGAGATGCAGTGCAAATGCATGTCCCGCATGCGTACGATATAaggttttgatatttttattattgtgtaCCACATGCaattctaaaaattgaaaataaatatatattctctaTTAATAATACTCATTATGTCCAACAGAAATAGGACCAAGGTTATTCTCATGTAGgtttacaaatgaaaaataattttggtaGAAACTTATACTTTCTTGTatgtcttttcttttcttaatgAAAGCACAGTTTTATTAATTGGTCACATATTATGATGTAAAAGTTCACTAATCGGAAAacatcatactccctccgtcccaagataagtgaacTAAAACTTTTCAGCACggaatttaagaaatgaaattttattagtaaaatagaaagtgaattATAAGTAAGAGCATCCAATAAGaataggtcagccataggccagccactctctctccctgccatgtcagcagcactaaaattccacctgccacgtcagcatttactcaaataggccagccgcaataaaaataattcaaaaacaactacatttacggaattaaatttacgattaaattacggaatgaAATTTACGAGACGTATACAGGAaaaatcattcatttcattaaaataaaaccccacggagaagaggtttctctactcgatgctcgagaacatGCGGGTGGATTTGGATACCTCGAGGGCACTGGTGGGGGGTTcagacgcgggctcagataccCCGCGTGGCGGCGGCGAGGATGGCGGCGGCAacgacgaggagtagagagtggcggggctcgtgtgtggaagcctttttttattttcgccGCCGCCACGTGGggtatctgagcccgcgtctgAACCCCCCACCAGTGCCCTCGAGGTATCCAAATCCACCCGCatgttctcgagcatcgagtagagaaacctcttctccgtggggtcggttgcggccttccactcttggaagaccgcGAACATCCGTTCCTCCGTTTTTGCACGCGAGAGTAAGGTGTACGCGCGTGGGGGGCGAGTGCCGAGATGACCTcctggggcgataggggggatcctctcctcgctgcccgttgcgcccgcctttggccaaccgggcgagggcgACGAATAGAGGATGGAGGGGACGGAAACTCCTCGGCAtccggggggaggtcgtgggatccgccgctgctgccgccgtagtcgccggaatagttcagcctctgcttcttcggccacccagcgtcgcaccccgcccgaacttctcggagtccttcagcaACACATAGCATTCCCGtaaggtgaactccttatacttccccggcaaggggaactgactctccgctatcctccgggcgtcctCCTCATTCTGCCCACTAGTCAGCatgcggagggcgttggcgtacaacccCGAAAATCGGCCGATCGCGGCCCTGATcgttcccaccccttccggcactTCTCCCCGCTGTAGTCCTTCCCGTGTGGGCAGTTCCTCCTGTAGGCTGCTctaatcttcgcccacatgttgacgacccgccggttgttcgcaaccacCGGATCGTCGCAAACCGAAAACCATCCCTTGGCCACgccggcgtactcatcctccgtccacttcctccgcgtGGGAGTGTCGTCAACAGcgggctgcgacgactcgccgaccaccttgcccttccccttggccttcttcttcttcggcgcaGCCCGACCCATTGGAACGGGAGTGTTCGGCTCCCCGAGATCGATCTCCAtctcatgcaatgacaaaaggtcatcgccagtgaACTGTGTCTCCACttgggtcgacgtgtgagatgaagccgtcaaaaaatcaagagagggaCGATAGACCGTGCCCCCCCCGGTGGCCCCTGCATCCCGGGCTGCATCCCTCCctgccacaatggcggccgaTCGGTGGCCGATCGCTGgtcgatcggcacgccacaatggcggccattgcatcggccagcgccctcaaatcggctagcccacgccgattttcTCGCCGATTCTTAGTTGGCCGGTTGCAATAGTTCGGCTAGCCaaccggctagcgacgcgaatcggctagccgctattgtggatgctctaagagagttaataaagtagatagaaaaagtaagagaaagaatgcCAAATAAGTAAATGACTCATTTATTTTGGGACGCCCCAAAAAAAGAATGTGAATTGCTTATTTTGGGACGAACGGAATAGAAAAATCTAATCATTTGGATATTTATCACTAAAATGTGCATTCTTGTTGAcctaacaaaattaaatactaacaGTTGGGTGTTATTTTGGATGGTTGTTAATATAGGGCGATAGATATTTAAAATCACTCTTATACTACTACGTAATTAGCTATTTTTGACCGAGCTACTACTCACATTATTGCACTTctctgaaatgatattttatacttAACGGCTAATATCATACTATTATACTATGTTTAAATTGTTGAATACATttaataaacataattttagTTCCGTAAATCAGAAATTACTTTCTaatcaaacatatatataatcatgAATCATCCATAATAGTAGTGCTTAACTTCTCCGATACTTAAATAAGTTTGACATAATTCGACTACAAAacagtactccctctgtttccCTCCGTTCACtcgtagttgagtcatttttccattttaagaagTTCTCTCatagtagttgagtcatttttccattttaagaagTTCTCTCatagtagttgagtcatttctatatatagtagtaacattttcatctttcttattttactctctttcactttattttctctacctattcttttttttactctattctctctaccttttttatctttcttatttttttatcaatttatttaacacattcaatatttctttcttaaaCTACGTATCGAAAAGTTTCATCTCAACTATAAAggaacaaagggagtaatatGCAGAAGTAATTATCATCGATCATACGTGAAATATTTGTGCTGCCCTACTTAGATCGTCTGGAACCTAAAACTTTGGAGGCAATTATTTAAAAGGCTTCAGATAGaagattataaattatcaGCTCGCCTGCTCGCCtatgtgtattttaatttttaatttaaatttcttcatagttttttttcatacataattaaaaaatcataatcaaTATAATAACAATAGGGACTGTTTGGTGGagtataatttcaaatatccAACCAATATATCATACCATCCACCATAATCCCAAATCAATCCACAATTCAACAATCCACCACATTTTAGATTAATCGGGGAAGAAATGGTGAGGAAGAGAGAAGGGATGATGCGACTAGGGTTTAGCCGATCGTCACCACCATGTTTCAGATTGATCGAGGAAGAAAGATACTCCAAAAAGTGTGAAATCACGTACAACTGGAGTGagataaattttactattccAAACTTCCTTTCAAAATAATCACGTCCATCATATTTATAGTCATATTAACACTGTTGGGCTGAGATTAACACACTAATCCGGACCTAATACACCctaaatgaaataaacaatGAATCGCTTAGCTGTTTTGTCGCCATCAATTGATTAGgaatgaatatattttggttGTTGCCTAACTAAAAGTTGGACTATCGTACAACGCTTTTCTATTAAATAATGACaaagtaataatattatttttttccgaCACCTCGACTTTGAGCTTCTACTAAACAATATTACAAAGTTGATTAAACATGGGAAGCTAAGGctgattaataaattaagacaCAAAATGGTCGGTATTGTTTGATTAACACGTGGCATCACTACTAACCCACCATTAGATGCATCTTTTCTTGCTAATTTATTTAGGATGGGGAGATTTGGCCTCATTGTGCAGCGATTTTGACTAATTAGTTTATTGTCGAAAGTTTGTGATTGTTGGGCTAATGCTATTGGTtgattttaatactcctaattTGTCTCTTgcattatttatcattatattatggagtagttttttcCTTAACTAGTTGAAAAGTTTAGTAAAATGGGTGCTTCTATTTCAGGATTTGGAGTATAATGATAAGAAAAATAACTGTAATaggaatataataatatgctaactaattttaaagtgctaCGTGCTGTCACGTGGCatgaaaaatacaatattgtatacagaaaaatgcaatacaaatttgtagaagctataaatgaatttcggcatattgtattttttttatatgcaaattgcattttttattattgagttttgcattttagatattgactgtttaatttgtattttatatctagacggattgcatttatatatatgaaaatgcaaaacttaacaatataaaatgcaatttatgtgaaaatgcaaaacttaacaatataaaatgcaatttgcctataactaaaatgcaatatgcgGAAATGCATGTACAACTTGACAAATGTGTGttgcattttttgttatacaatattgcatttttcgtgccacatggcagtatatgattaaatatatgttaacattttaattaagGATGCGTCCTAGTGCTCACCtattctaatatattaaaagaataaagatgTTTTTATACGGTATcatccataaaataataatttcatgaattttaatttgaattaattagaataaatgaTCTTATTGACTTTTTAAACCTCTATATGATTACAACTTTATGTTTATTTCAAATAgataagaaaattattcaatGAGAGATGATAATTTGACTCAAgtataataattatgaaaatttgcataaattatactcccctCGTTCCCAGTGGCCGATCCaagaatttttattcataGGTACGAGTCATATGATAAATCATTATATAACAGAAGCGGGGTGGTGCGGTGCGGTGCGTCAGCGGCTTAGCGGTGCCTGCCGGTGAGAGGATTTATTCCAACAGAAGCTAATTGGGAATGGGCGGCTAAGCGGCTAGGTTTTTGGAATTTTAgttagaattaaattgattttttagctTTTATTAACTCCTTTCATAGCTGAATAGGAGTAGTCGAATATGAGTAGGtaggggtggcgaaacgggtacccgcgggtatcCGCACCGGAATTTGCGGGTACCCACACCCGATTTCAGCCACATACCTTGTCCCGATACCCGAGTCATGTATCTCGCACTTAACGCAGAGAGTACCCGACCCGAAACTGCCATTTTTTGTATGTACTACGAATGTTGTGGTACAACGAATATATGTATAAGTGTGTTTGCTGTGAATCCAAGCGCCCAACTGCTATAGATCAACAAACTACAAACgcatatgtatgtatgtatgtgtcATGTGTGTGCttctaaaatctaaaatgaatcctaatttacaaaattatcgAGTATTGCGGGTGTATCAGGTATACCCGATGCCCGCAATTCTAAGATTATACTACCCGCACCCGCCCT is a window from the Salvia hispanica cultivar TCC Black 2014 chromosome 1, UniMelb_Shisp_WGS_1.0, whole genome shotgun sequence genome containing:
- the LOC125200992 gene encoding probable methyltransferase PMT11 — translated: MKGITASGGGGISDLCKSAALIRISGFLLISVVFFYVGKHFSDGSAQQLLFFTPQQDSGSAAVGLSPNLGKAFDVSSVVNETASSSPPTENSQIEPQQAAADPPPPPPAVEKMGVVDENGKMTDDFEVGEYDPELVENWSKKNESEGLESDGKGDEVRVRVKKFPLCAASMREYIPCLDNEEAIKQLDSTEKGERFERHCPEEGKGLNCIVPAPKGYRTPIPWPRSRDEVWFSNVPHARLAEDKGGQNWIAIDKDKFKFPGGGTQFIHGADQYLDQFEKMLPEIAFGRHTRVALDVGCGVASFGAYLLSRNVLTLSVAPKDVHENQIQFALERGVPAMVAAFATRRLLYPSQAFDLIHCSRCRINWTRDDGILLLEINRMLRAGGYFAWAAQPVYKHEAALEEQWEEMVNLTTRLCWTLVKKEGYIAIWQKPLNNSCYLSREEGTLPPLCAPDDDPDKVWYVDLKACISRLPEEGYGSNITAWPERLQTPPDRLQSVQIDAYISRKELFRAESRYWKEIIQGYVRALHWGKFKLRNVLDMRAGFGGFAAALIENKLDCWVLNVIPVSGPNTLPVIYDRGLIGVMHDWCEPFDTYPRTYDLIHAAGLFSVERKRCNVSTIMLEMDRILRPGGHVYIRDSLGIMDELQETGKALGWHVSMRDTSEGPHASYRILTCDKRLLRA